A single Anatilimnocola floriformis DNA region contains:
- a CDS encoding response regulator, producing MMAPSPADPGPLKPGPLKPAARPADVAPERAAGDKVNVLIVDDQPDKLLALEAALSSLGENIVIARSGRDALRRLLERDYAVILLDVNMPEIDGFETAAMIRQHRRCTHTPIIFVTAFGDDMHTAQGYSLGAVDYILSPIVPDILRTKVRVFVELFRKTQEVERHAEERVNLAREQAARAAAEETNRQLIFLSEATAAMTRHLNIDAIIAEINRAAVPFLANFCAIALLDEQGEIGKCDAAWQSRLGRTTSCRDNLWEHFPERLRTAVTEVVDQRTVHFGLGSVATSGMNSCLPGRPEDDPLEPELRISAILPLIARGHTIGALVLGRQGAGSGVNEGQLRLAEDFAGRASIAIDNARLYENVREHDRRKDQFLAMLGHELRNPLAPIRNAVEILRREHELPAAAAQGAQARDMIDRQVAHMTRLIDDLLDVSRIANGKIRLRQERCDLTAIVLSTVEDFRPVIEQNGLELVVELPAQSLWTSGDPTRLSQILGNLINNAHKFTDEPGHILISLRADRDNRSAILTIRDSGIGMDRETLRSIFDAFSQADRSLDRSRGGLGLGLALVKGLVELHGGTVCVSSEGLGHGTEFRVQLFLDKTAEPPTSKPKVAAPTGKSCRILVIEDNIDGAESMRMLLKHLGHDVRIAHTGPAGVTAATDWLPEVVLCDIGLPGGMDGYGVARSLRENSNLDGLLLIALTGYGRDEDQLKAKEAGFDFHMTKPVDFTVLQQAVASYAALCKQ from the coding sequence ATGATGGCTCCTTCGCCGGCGGACCCAGGCCCACTGAAGCCTGGCCCGCTCAAACCTGCTGCGCGTCCTGCCGACGTCGCTCCAGAGAGAGCCGCCGGCGACAAGGTCAACGTGCTGATCGTCGATGATCAGCCCGACAAGCTCCTCGCGCTCGAAGCGGCCCTCTCCAGTCTGGGTGAGAATATCGTGATCGCTCGCTCGGGTCGCGACGCCCTAAGGCGACTCCTGGAGCGCGATTACGCGGTCATTCTGCTCGACGTCAACATGCCCGAAATCGACGGTTTTGAAACGGCAGCGATGATTCGTCAGCATCGCCGCTGCACGCACACGCCGATCATTTTCGTCACGGCGTTTGGCGACGACATGCACACCGCGCAGGGTTATTCGCTTGGCGCGGTCGATTACATTCTGTCGCCGATCGTGCCCGATATCTTGCGCACAAAAGTCCGGGTTTTCGTCGAGCTTTTCCGCAAGACGCAGGAAGTCGAACGGCACGCCGAAGAACGAGTGAATCTCGCACGCGAGCAGGCAGCTCGTGCCGCCGCAGAAGAGACCAACCGGCAGCTGATTTTTCTCTCCGAAGCCACCGCGGCGATGACGCGGCATCTGAACATTGATGCCATCATCGCCGAAATCAATCGCGCTGCCGTGCCGTTTCTCGCAAACTTTTGCGCGATCGCTCTATTGGATGAACAAGGTGAAATCGGCAAGTGCGACGCGGCCTGGCAAAGTCGCCTGGGGCGAACTACGTCGTGCCGCGATAATCTGTGGGAGCACTTCCCCGAGCGACTCCGCACTGCCGTGACCGAAGTAGTCGATCAACGGACAGTCCATTTCGGTTTGGGTTCGGTCGCCACTTCGGGAATGAACTCCTGTCTGCCGGGGCGTCCCGAAGATGATCCGCTGGAACCTGAATTGCGCATCTCGGCAATTCTGCCACTCATTGCCCGCGGTCACACCATCGGCGCCCTGGTGCTGGGGCGGCAAGGTGCCGGCAGCGGCGTGAACGAAGGTCAGTTGAGACTGGCCGAAGATTTTGCGGGCCGGGCCAGCATCGCCATCGATAACGCTCGGTTGTATGAAAACGTTCGCGAGCACGATCGTCGCAAGGATCAGTTCCTGGCGATGCTCGGCCATGAGTTGCGCAATCCCTTGGCGCCGATTCGCAATGCGGTGGAAATTCTGCGCCGCGAGCATGAGTTGCCAGCGGCGGCGGCCCAGGGTGCGCAAGCGCGAGACATGATTGACCGGCAGGTCGCCCACATGACGCGGCTGATTGATGATCTGCTCGACGTCTCGCGCATTGCGAACGGCAAAATCCGTCTCCGCCAGGAGCGTTGCGACCTGACCGCGATTGTACTGTCGACAGTCGAAGATTTTCGGCCGGTGATCGAGCAGAATGGCTTGGAACTGGTCGTGGAACTCCCCGCGCAATCGCTATGGACCTCGGGTGATCCGACGCGGCTCAGTCAGATCCTGGGGAACCTGATCAACAACGCGCACAAATTCACCGACGAGCCCGGTCATATTCTCATCAGCCTGCGGGCCGATCGTGACAACCGCTCGGCGATCTTGACGATTCGCGATTCGGGCATCGGCATGGATCGCGAAACTCTCCGCTCGATCTTCGACGCATTTTCGCAAGCCGATCGCTCGCTCGATCGGAGTCGCGGCGGCTTGGGCCTCGGTCTCGCACTTGTCAAAGGTTTGGTCGAGTTGCATGGCGGCACGGTGTGCGTCAGCAGCGAAGGCCTTGGTCATGGAACGGAGTTTCGCGTGCAATTGTTTCTCGATAAAACGGCCGAGCCGCCGACGTCCAAACCGAAAGTCGCCGCGCCGACAGGCAAGTCCTGCCGCATTCTGGTCATCGAAGACAACATCGACGGCGCCGAGAGCATGCGGATGCTCCTCAAGCATCTGGGCCACGATGTGCGGATCGCTCACACGGGGCCGGCAGGCGTGACCGCGGCCACCGACTGGTTGCCGGAAGTTGTTCTCTGCGACATCGGCCTGCCGGGCGGCATGGATGGCTATGGTGTCGCTCGCTCGTTGCGAGAAAACAGCAATCTCGATGGTCTGCTGCTGATCGCGCTCACCGGTTACGGCCGCGACGAAGATCAACTCAAAGCCAAGGAAGCCGGCTTTGATTTTCACATGACCAAGCCGGTCGATTTCACCGTGCTGCAGCAGGCGGTGGCGTCTTATGCCGCGTTATGTAAGCAGTGA
- the ispG gene encoding (E)-4-hydroxy-3-methylbut-2-enyl-diphosphate synthase — protein MVVEIKRNPTRRVKIGSITLGSDQPIAVQSMTATHTQDIDATVELVNDLQQAGADVVRIAVDSKKDAEALAEIRRQTTANLSVDLQENYRLAELVAPHVDKVRYNPGHLYHHEPTRPWQDKVRYLAQVAVDNDCAMRVGVNCGSVDPAKKEKYDPADSITPMLESAWEHCDLLDGVGFTRYCVSLKDSDPRKVVEVNKRFAEKRPDVPLHLGVTEAGLPPDGVIKTRIAFEQLIGRGIGDTIRVSLTVPNNRKKEEIEAGRKILADVAAGRVRSVVDYGLKTLNIIACPSCSRVENEAFIDLAQQVKEMSRYAESHAITIAVMGCRVNGPGETDDADLGLWCGPNFVNLKRGGIELGAFPYDQILGKLKFELDALIAQR, from the coding sequence ATGGTGGTGGAAATTAAGCGCAACCCGACACGCCGGGTGAAGATCGGTTCGATTACGCTCGGCAGCGATCAGCCGATTGCCGTGCAGAGCATGACCGCGACGCACACGCAGGACATTGATGCGACTGTCGAACTCGTGAACGACCTGCAGCAGGCCGGGGCCGACGTAGTACGGATCGCCGTCGATAGCAAGAAGGACGCCGAAGCTCTCGCCGAGATCCGCCGCCAGACGACGGCAAACCTCAGCGTCGATCTGCAGGAGAACTATCGCCTGGCCGAACTCGTGGCGCCGCACGTCGACAAGGTTCGCTACAACCCGGGTCATCTTTATCACCACGAACCAACCAGGCCGTGGCAGGACAAGGTGCGTTATCTCGCGCAGGTCGCCGTTGATAACGACTGCGCGATGCGCGTGGGCGTGAATTGCGGCAGCGTCGATCCAGCGAAGAAAGAAAAGTACGACCCGGCCGATTCGATCACGCCGATGCTCGAAAGTGCTTGGGAACACTGCGACCTGCTCGATGGCGTGGGCTTCACGCGGTATTGCGTTTCGCTCAAGGACAGCGACCCGCGCAAGGTGGTCGAGGTCAACAAACGCTTTGCCGAAAAACGGCCTGACGTGCCGCTGCATCTCGGTGTGACCGAAGCTGGCCTGCCACCGGATGGCGTGATCAAAACACGGATCGCCTTCGAGCAGCTGATCGGCCGCGGTATTGGCGACACGATTCGGGTGTCGCTCACTGTGCCGAACAATCGCAAAAAGGAAGAGATCGAAGCCGGGCGAAAGATTCTGGCCGATGTCGCCGCGGGGCGTGTTCGCAGCGTCGTCGACTACGGCTTGAAGACGCTGAATATCATTGCCTGCCCCAGTTGCTCGCGCGTTGAGAACGAAGCGTTCATCGATCTCGCGCAGCAAGTGAAAGAAATGTCGCGCTACGCCGAATCGCACGCGATCACGATCGCCGTGATGGGTTGTCGCGTGAATGGTCCTGGCGAAACCGACGACGCCGATCTGGGGCTGTGGTGCGGGCCGAACTTCGTAAATCTGAAGCGCGGCGGCATCGAACTGGGCGCTTTTCCCTACGATCAAATCCTGGGGAAGCTTAAGTTTGAGCTCGATGCGCTGATTGCCCAGCGCTGA
- a CDS encoding S1C family serine protease, whose product MDPVLHISDDSGDTSAPVLLPQPVQLADRLRQVTPLPPVAPRPAAPAEQRIPLRDEVRIRLAWAKLLWLLTFLGVLLALTYLVPHMVEQIQYASSRGRQRAEHELAKAELQGEPLAQLSRASQLVSQRVGPSVVHIMAQAKISNVAAAGGALGQWKIPHDGQGSGFVVDHQGHIVTNFHVIDGAEEIEILLSDGRRVLARLVGQDRETDLALLKVDADGLIPAEWGDSEQADVGSFVWAVGSPFGLQRSVTSGIISGKHRTGMSRSPYQDFLQTDAAVNPGNSGGPLVDTQGRVIGVNTAIVGDSYQGISFAIPSHIARQIITGLKEKGLVTRGWLGVELAEVDSGVASSTAAVPPKGAVVLRVINLPDQRSPASIAGIQEGDIVLKWDERDVENPAVLRQFVAETPIGHRVKTTVLRAGQRMELEIAVGQRPGQL is encoded by the coding sequence ATGGATCCAGTCCTGCACATCTCCGACGATTCAGGCGATACCTCTGCGCCAGTTCTGCTGCCGCAGCCCGTTCAGCTCGCCGATCGGTTGCGGCAAGTCACGCCACTGCCACCAGTTGCACCGCGCCCCGCAGCGCCGGCAGAACAGCGCATACCACTCCGCGATGAAGTTCGCATTCGCCTGGCTTGGGCGAAATTGCTGTGGTTGCTTACTTTTCTCGGCGTGTTGCTGGCATTGACTTATCTTGTGCCCCACATGGTCGAGCAGATTCAATACGCCTCGTCGCGCGGACGGCAGCGGGCCGAGCACGAACTAGCCAAGGCGGAACTGCAGGGCGAACCACTGGCCCAATTGTCGCGGGCATCTCAGTTGGTTTCGCAGCGAGTCGGGCCGAGCGTGGTCCATATCATGGCCCAAGCCAAGATCAGCAACGTTGCTGCCGCTGGCGGGGCACTCGGCCAGTGGAAGATTCCGCACGATGGCCAGGGCTCGGGATTTGTCGTCGATCATCAAGGCCACATCGTGACGAATTTTCACGTGATTGATGGCGCCGAAGAAATCGAAATTTTGCTGAGCGATGGCCGGCGCGTTCTCGCCCGCCTCGTCGGTCAGGATCGCGAAACCGATCTAGCCCTGCTCAAAGTTGACGCCGATGGTTTGATTCCTGCCGAGTGGGGCGACAGTGAGCAGGCCGATGTCGGTTCCTTTGTGTGGGCGGTCGGCAGCCCGTTTGGCTTGCAGCGAAGCGTGACCAGCGGCATCATCAGCGGCAAGCATCGCACGGGAATGTCCCGCTCGCCATACCAGGATTTTTTGCAGACCGATGCCGCCGTGAATCCCGGTAACAGCGGCGGTCCGCTGGTCGATACTCAAGGCCGCGTCATCGGCGTGAACACTGCCATCGTCGGCGATTCGTATCAGGGAATCAGCTTTGCCATTCCCAGCCACATCGCGCGGCAGATCATAACTGGCCTGAAGGAAAAGGGACTGGTTACCCGCGGTTGGCTCGGCGTCGAACTCGCCGAAGTCGACTCCGGCGTGGCGAGCAGCACTGCTGCTGTGCCCCCAAAAGGCGCTGTAGTGCTGCGAGTGATCAATCTCCCGGATCAACGTTCACCGGCTTCGATCGCCGGCATTCAAGAGGGTGACATCGTTTTGAAGTGGGACGAGCGCGATGTGGAAAACCCCGCCGTGCTACGCCAATTCGTCGCCGAAACGCCGATCGGCCATCGGGTGAAAACCACCGTGCTGCGCGCCGGTCAGCGCATGGAATTGGAAATCGCCGTCGGACAACGGCCGGGCCAGTTGTAG